A single Tenacibaculum sp. 190524A02b DNA region contains:
- a CDS encoding mechanosensitive ion channel domain-containing protein, whose translation MYTIVIQISILLLALFTVISLTKRLTKSYIVKNSIEPHRRKLILNLFYLFYLITSFFLLLLILGIEFKQFGVFATSILAVLGVGFFAQWSMLSNLTASIILFFYHPMRIGNTIKILDKDYDLTGEVKDITGFYTLLFLPEDNKHITIPNIIILYKGIELITPK comes from the coding sequence ATGTACACTATAGTTATTCAAATTTCCATACTATTATTAGCTTTATTTACGGTAATAAGCCTAACAAAAAGATTAACAAAATCCTATATTGTTAAAAATTCAATAGAACCACATAGAAGAAAATTAATTCTTAATTTGTTTTATCTCTTTTATCTTATTACTTCATTTTTTCTACTCTTATTAATTTTAGGAATTGAGTTTAAACAATTTGGTGTATTTGCTACATCAATATTAGCTGTTTTAGGGGTAGGTTTTTTTGCTCAATGGTCAATGTTATCAAACCTAACTGCAAGTATTATTCTATTCTTTTATCATCCTATGCGTATTGGAAATACAATAAAAATTCTGGATAAAGATTATGATTTAACAGGTGAAGTAAAAGATATTACAGGTTTTTATACTCTACTCTTTCTACCTGAAGACAATAAACATATTACTATTCCTAATATTATCATCTTATATAAAGGAATAGAATTAATAACTCCCAAATAA
- a CDS encoding arginine decarboxylase produces MNTRYKDLIEQTFDFPQAEFHTEKNNLFFHNIDIMELVNQYGAPLKFTYLPKISENINRAKQWFSNAIEKHNYKGTYNYSYCTKSSHFKYVLDEALKNDIHIETSSAFDIDIVKALKNEGKLKDNAYVLCNGFKRDQYIANIISLIDGGHSNCIPIIDNYEELNLLLDETKSKFKVGIRIASEEEPKFEFYTSRLGIGYKNIVSFYEREIANNPQVELKMLHFFINTGIKDNAYYWNELLKCLKVYINLKKVCPSLDSLNIGGGFPIKNSLAFDYDYEYMVDEIINQINKACEEAKVDVPHIFTEFGSFTVGEASGAIYEVLYQKKQNDRERWNMINSSFITTMPDTWAINKRFIMLPVNKWNDKYERVLLGGLTCDSDDYYNSEQHTNAIYLPVYEKEKPLYVGFFNTGAYQETIGGFGGLQHCLIPHPKHVLIDINENGKLTTKLFKDQQKSEEFLSILGY; encoded by the coding sequence ATGAATACTAGATATAAAGATTTAATAGAGCAAACATTTGATTTTCCTCAAGCGGAATTTCATACAGAAAAAAACAATTTATTTTTTCACAACATTGATATTATGGAATTAGTAAACCAGTATGGGGCTCCTTTAAAGTTTACCTACCTTCCTAAAATATCAGAAAACATTAACCGTGCAAAACAATGGTTTTCAAATGCTATTGAAAAACACAATTATAAAGGAACATATAATTACAGTTACTGTACTAAAAGTTCACATTTTAAATACGTGTTAGACGAAGCACTAAAAAATGACATTCATATTGAAACATCATCTGCTTTTGATATCGATATTGTTAAAGCACTAAAAAATGAAGGAAAACTTAAAGACAACGCGTATGTGCTATGCAATGGTTTTAAACGAGATCAATATATAGCAAACATTATCAGTTTAATTGACGGAGGACATTCAAATTGTATTCCAATTATTGATAATTATGAAGAACTTAACTTGCTATTAGATGAGACAAAAAGCAAGTTCAAAGTTGGTATTCGTATCGCTTCAGAGGAAGAACCAAAATTTGAGTTTTATACAAGCAGACTGGGTATTGGCTATAAAAACATTGTATCATTTTATGAACGTGAAATAGCTAATAACCCACAGGTAGAACTAAAAATGCTACACTTTTTTATCAATACAGGTATTAAAGACAACGCATATTATTGGAATGAGTTATTAAAATGTCTAAAAGTATACATCAACTTAAAAAAAGTATGTCCATCCTTAGACAGCTTAAATATTGGAGGAGGGTTTCCAATTAAAAACTCATTAGCTTTTGACTATGATTATGAATATATGGTAGATGAAATCATTAACCAAATAAACAAAGCTTGTGAAGAAGCAAAAGTTGATGTTCCTCATATTTTCACAGAGTTTGGAAGCTTTACAGTAGGCGAAGCAAGTGGAGCAATTTATGAAGTATTGTATCAAAAAAAGCAAAACGACCGTGAAAGATGGAACATGATCAATTCATCTTTTATTACCACAATGCCAGATACTTGGGCTATTAATAAACGATTTATTATGCTTCCTGTGAACAAATGGAATGATAAATATGAACGAGTTTTACTAGGTGGATTAACATGTGATAGTGATGATTATTACAATTCAGAGCAGCACACTAACGCAATTTACCTTCCTGTTTACGAGAAAGAAAAACCACTATATGTGGGCTTTTTTAACACGGGAGCTTATCAGGAAACTATTGGAGGTTTTGGCGGATTACAACACTGTTTAATTCCACACCCAAAACATGTGTTAATAGACATAAACGAAAATGGAAAGCTCACAACCAAACTGTTTAAAGATCAACAAAAAAGTGAAGAATTTTTATCAATTCTTGGGTATTAA